One Nitrospira sp. DNA window includes the following coding sequences:
- a CDS encoding Phosphoribosylanthranilate isomerase, whose product MTVKVKICGLTNAEDAAAAVEAGADAVGFVFHKKSPRCAEAAVVKGIVKTLPPFVLPIGVFVNEDAKVVRDVVDSCGLALAQLHGDETAAYCEALGRPVLKAIRLKDRRSFLILAEFQGRAGVRGFLVDAFSSDAYGGTGQVADWSLAAEASSAAPVLLAGGLTPENVSQAILQVRPYGVDVSSGVEASPGKKDHEKVRAFVRAVRLVSP is encoded by the coding sequence ATGACGGTCAAGGTCAAGATCTGCGGCCTGACGAACGCCGAGGATGCAGCGGCGGCGGTCGAGGCCGGAGCCGACGCGGTCGGGTTCGTCTTCCACAAGAAGAGTCCCCGTTGCGCGGAGGCGGCGGTGGTGAAGGGGATCGTGAAGACGCTCCCTCCGTTCGTGCTGCCCATCGGCGTGTTCGTGAATGAAGACGCCAAGGTGGTGCGCGATGTAGTGGACAGTTGCGGGCTGGCCCTTGCGCAACTCCATGGTGATGAGACGGCAGCCTATTGCGAGGCGCTGGGACGTCCGGTGCTCAAGGCGATACGCCTCAAGGATCGGCGATCCTTCCTCATCTTGGCCGAGTTTCAAGGGAGGGCAGGCGTGCGGGGATTTTTAGTGGATGCCTTTTCGTCCGATGCCTATGGAGGCACGGGGCAGGTGGCCGATTGGTCGTTGGCCGCGGAAGCATCGTCGGCCGCCCCTGTTCTGCTGGCCGGCGGGTTGACGCCGGAGAATGTCTCGCAGGCGATCCTCCAGGTCCGGCCGTACGGCGTGGATGTCAGCAGCGGCGTCGAAGCGAGCCCCGGCAAGAAGGACCATGAGAAGGTACGGGCCTTCGTGAGGGCCGTCAGGCTTGTCTCTCCGTAG